One Ranitomeya imitator isolate aRanImi1 chromosome 1, aRanImi1.pri, whole genome shotgun sequence DNA window includes the following coding sequences:
- the LOC138674476 gene encoding uncharacterized protein: MMDGVIGRISSLVTEVIFETNRLDIIVREKEAAAERRMMQRRRRRFWIHPINELRMTRGVQSTLYLELRCNPQKFFSYVRMRMEHFDYLVGKIEDVIQRQDTRMRLAITPAERLMVTLRFLATGESLTSLHFQFRLGISTIGGIVKDTCRAIWDTLQLEYIPQPTMEIWMRSSEQFERMCNFPNCVGAVDGKHIRIAKPAGTGSEYYNYKKYFSIVLMAIADANCRFLAVDIGAYGRSNDSQVFKNSPMGRCLYGDTYNFPPARPLPGTSEPALPYVCVGDEAFQLSPHLLKPYSSRELHRTKRVFNYRLTRARRVVECSFGILTAKWRVLLTAIKLDTKTVDDVVKACVVLHNFVISKEPVTLDDEQLETSLWDYRSASVRSTGSVTRMREQFAEYFLSPVGRIPWQDIIV, translated from the exons atgatggatggtgtaattgggaggatttcgagtttggttactgaagttatatttgagacgaatcgcctggatatcatagtgcgggagaaggaggcggcagcagaaagacggatgatgcaacggagaaggcgacgattctggatacatccaatcaatgagctgcggatgaccaggggtgtccagtccactctctatctggagttgcggtgcaacccccaaaaattctttagttatgtacggatgaggatggaacatttcgattatttggttggaaaaatagaggatgtcatccaaaggcaggacacaaggatgaggcttgccatcacaccggcggagcggctcatggtgacactgcg cttcctagctacgggtgagtctttgacttcactccatttccaattccggctggggatttccactattggcggaattgtgaaggacacatgtcgtgcgatttgggacactttacagctggagtatatcccacaaccaacaatggaaatctggatgagaagttccgaacaatttgagcgaatgtgtaattttccaaattgtgttggtgctgtggacggcaaacacattaggattgcaaaaccggcaggaacaggatcagagtactataactataaaaaatacttctcaattgtactcatggctattgctgacgccaactgccgattccttgctgtggatataggagcgtatggccggtccaacgactcccaagtgtttaaaaactctccgatgggtcgctgcctgtatggagatacatacaatttcccgccagcaagaccgctcccaggaaccagtgaaccagccttgccctatgtgtgtgtaggtgatgaagcctttcaactgtcgccgcacctactgaaaccatacagcagccgtgaattacaccgcaccaagcgggtatttaattaccgtcttaccagagcaagaagagtggtagagtgctctttcggtattttgacagcaaagtggagagttctgctgacggcaataaaactggatacaaaaactgtagacgatgttgtcaaggcatgtgtggtgctccataattttgttatttcaaaggagcccgttaccttggatgacgaacaattggagacatccttgtgggattaccgaagtgcctctgttcgctccaccggttctgttactaggatgagggaacagtttgctgaatattttttgtcacctgttgggcggattccatggcaagacataattgtgtga